A stretch of the Hydra vulgaris chromosome 09, alternate assembly HydraT2T_AEP genome encodes the following:
- the LOC136085314 gene encoding uncharacterized protein LOC136085314, which produces MAFFDGGAEELEFQGSYKFKIETYLPVIDSLTSNLEKRTSAYEKINDNFGFLVNIQTIANVELKDHCSNLAQIYKKDINENELFFECQQFKYYISKDEHSFTKFYSTLKRDHLESTFPNIEISLRIFLSMMVSNCTGERSFSKLKLIKNELRSTMLQERLNCLSLMSIESDVLLTIDFDDIIKEFSRKKSRKRHM; this is translated from the coding sequence ATGGCCTTCTTTGATGGTGGGGCTGAAGAATTGGAATTTCAGggaagttataaatttaaaattgaaacataCCTTCCTGTTATTGATTCACTAAcatcaaatttagaaaaaagaacATCAGCATATGAGAAGATCAATGACAATTTCGGATTTCTAGTAAACATTCAAACAATTGCCAATGTTGAACTAAAAGACCATTGTTCAAACCTAgcacaaatttataaaaaggacataaatgaaaatgaacttttttttgagtGCCagcaatttaaatattacatttcaAAAGATGAAcattcatttacaaaattttactcAACATTAAAAAGAGACCACTTGGAATCAACTTTTCCAAATATTGAAATTTCCCTTAGAATTTTTCTGTCAATGATGGTCTCAAATTGCACTGGCGAGCGatcattttcaaaactaaaacttataaaaaatgaactCCGCTCAACCATGCTGCAAGAAAGATTGAACTGTTTGTCATTAATGTCAATTGAATCAGATGTTCTTTTAACCATtgattttgatgatattattaaagaattttcaagaaaaaaatcacGTAAACGTCACATGTAA
- the LOC136085315 gene encoding uncharacterized protein LOC136085315, whose product MCIKLRLDLVIQDLAFRFSISQSHCSSILTTWITYFGNELKPLLLWPTREANLLYKARHFSGKLHNVEGIIDCTKQKIQRPSNAKAQYQTFSTYKSSNTLKKLVVTTKTGSFSFISKAYGGQASDRHITEDYNVINMFSEGSMCLADKGFNIQDLLLEKKVVLVCPPLKKKKKHFTQAKMQSAKEIAQSRVHVERSIRRLNEFRICKNELSLTMLDLIDHIYVICGALSNLQPPIVKEFI is encoded by the coding sequence ATGTGCATAAAACTGCGATTAGATTTGGTTATTCAAGATCTAGCATTTAGATTTTCGATTTCCCAGTCCCATTGTTCAAGTATCTTAACAACCTGGATTACTTATTTTGGAAATGAGTTAAAGCCTCTTCTTTTATGGCCCACACGAGAAGCAAATTTATTGTATAAAGCAAGACATTTTTCTGGAAAGTTACACAATGTAGAAGGTATAATAGACTGCACTAAGCAAAAAATTCAAAGACCATCAAATGCAAAAGCACAGTATCAAACATTTAGTACTTATAAAAGTAGTAACACATTGAAAAAGTTAGTTGTTACAACAAAAACTGGTTCTTTCAGTTTTATCTCTAAAGCTTACGGTGGCCAAGCTTCAGATAGACACATTACAGAGGACTACAATGTTATTAACATGTTTTCTGAAGGTTCTATGTGCTTGGCGGACAAAGGTTTTAATATCCAAGATTtgcttttggaaaaaaaagtggTATTAGTTTGTCcacctcttaaaaaaaaaaaaaaacattttacgcAAGCAAAAATGCAATCAGCCAAAGAAATTGCTCAATCACGTGTCCATGTAGAACGCTCAATTCGTCGACTTAATGAGTTTAGGATTTGTAAGAACGAGTTATCATTAACAATGCTAGACCTCATTGATCACATTTATGTTATTTGTGGGgctttaagtaatttacaaccaccaattgtaaaagaatttatttga
- the LOC136085316 gene encoding uncharacterized protein LOC136085316, with translation MSTMILRDIILSKVKDGIWYAIMADECVDSSNKEQLVICLRLVGDKLEVLENFIGFYEIENIKAETILNTIMDSLLRCNIGIQNCRGVLFDGAANMSGQKTGIAKRLNDKAEGLAPFSHCYGHSLSLAVKDVFKKTENTTLSDCLDFVHEISKLIKKLPKRDALLNKLKAELSDLAGIPGIRTLCPTRWTVKGSSCKSIIDDYALLFQLWDICLEDNLDSETRSRIVGIQATMKKFDFFFALHLSCRIFMITDNLSKTLQQTRMSASEGRNIAMLTVKTLMDMRNEEWFNLWWQKIQKHANDFPDLEEPKLPRKRKMPAWYEEGCSTTYYYVETAIKYFRATYYNVTDSSVDTIKYRFDQAGQKQLEKLKKLLLSEDVTDTIAWIKKTYSDIDTDLLDVQLGLYRTMFDEIPRYVSDVVSHLTQFSSSQLSSISEVVKLLKLILVTPATNAVSVRAFSTMRRLKTFMRTMMKQQRLNNLAMLHIYSNCANQLDPEKVITEFCRDHPYRTNLFGF, from the coding sequence ATGTCTACTATGATTCTCAGAGacataattttatcaaaagtgAAGGATGGCATCTGGTATGCCATTATGGCAGACGAATGCGTTGATAGCAGCAATAAGGAACAATTGGTAATTTGCTTGAGGTTGGTTGGTGACAAACTTGAGGTATTAGAAAATTTCATTGGATTCTATGAAATTGAGAATATCAAAGCAGAGACTATTTTGAATACTATAATGGACAGCCTTTTAAGATGCAATATTGGCATTCAGAATTGTCGAGGTGTTTTGTTTGATGGTGCAGCTAATATGAGTGGACAGAAAACGGGTATCGCTAAGCGTTTAAATGATAAAGCAGAAGGGCTTGCTCCATTCTCTCATTGTTATGGTCACTCTCTAAGCCTTGCTGTGAAAGATGTTTTCAAGAAAACGGAAAATACCACTTTATCTGATTGCCTTGATTTTGTACATGAAatatcaaaactaataaaaaaattaccaaaacgagatgctttattaaacaaactGAAAGCTGAGTTGTCTGATCTAGCAGGTATTCCGGGCATTAGAACTCTTTGTCCAACTAGATGGACTGTGAAAGGATCAAGTTGCAAATCGATAATTGACGATTATGCATTGCTTTTTCAGCTGTGGGATATCTGTCTCGAAGACAATTTAGATTCTGAAACAAGATCAAGAATCGTTGGCATTCAAGCTACAATGAAAAAGTTTGACTTTTTCTTTGCTCTACATCTTAGTTGTCGTATTTTCATGATTACTGATAACTTATCTAAAACCCTTCAACAGACACGTATGTCTGCTTCTGAGGGAAGGAATATTGCAATGTTGACTGTCAAAACACTCATGGATATGCGAAATGAGGAGTGGTTCAATTTGTGGTGGCAAAAAATTCAGAAGCATGCAAATGATTTCCCGGACCTCGAGGAACCGAAGCTTCCGAGAAAAAGGAAGATGCCAGCATGGTATGAGGAGGGTTGTAGTACCACATATTATTATGTTGAGACAGCCATTAAGTACTTTCGTGCCACATACTACAATGTAACTGATTCTTCTGTTGACACTATCAAATATCGTTTTGATCAAGCAGGACAGAAACAACTTGAAAAGCTAAAGAAACTTTTGCTTTCTGAAGATGTCACAGATACCATAGCATGGATAAAGAAGACATACTCAGATATTGACACGGACTTACTAGATGTGCAACTTGGGCTATACAGAACAATGTTTGATGAAATTCCAAGGTATGTCAGTGATGTTGTCTCACATCTCACACAGTTTTCCTCTTCTCAATTATCTTCTATTTCTGAAGTTGTCAAATTGCTCAAGCTGATTCTAGTTACTCCAGCAACAAATGCTGTCAGTGTACGAGCATTTTCAACAATGAGAAGACTCAAAACTTTTATGAGAACAATGATGAAACAGCAGAGGCTGAATAATTTGGCAATGTTACACATCTATTCGAACTGTGCAAACCAACTTGATCCAGAAAAAGTGATAACAGAGTTCTGTAGAGATCATCCTTATAGAACAAATTTATTCGGATTTTAG
- the LOC136084611 gene encoding uncharacterized protein LOC136084611 isoform X1: MNYVCLCRLLNVVLNIMMLNLRFCRFIVPIHFQKTVISKDVLRQINLRITRSIYNKPILFQHKPQYEYDERTDSFHPIDSLQSAANNKENKNKNFSYFVKRTARNIFLLTGGIVWGTLIFIALFVEIKEEDLSELDVDLFKDSSNQARLLAFFDLAQSKSDLLSMFNLEKSKNENVIENAHVKGKAFLNALTKVKENSIVKENLGEPVQLCGYRAASKINNMVKNFKRNTTDKDYKKNIWKVECVIEGTKGLALVHLSFERKDKASPWEVTYLQVTKLDASMHSLIEDSTLLS; the protein is encoded by the exons ATGAATTATGTCTGTTTGTGTag attgTTAAATGTTGTCCTAAACATTATGATGCTCAACTTGCGATTCTGTAGATTTATTGTTCctatacattttcaaaaaacagtAATTTCTAAAGATGTTTTGCGTCAAATAAACTTGCGGATAACTAGATCAATTTACAATAAGCCTATTTTATTTCAGCATAAACCACAGTATGAATATGATGAACGTACTGATAGCTTTCATCCGATTGACTCACTTCAATCAGCAGCaaataacaaagaaaacaaaaataaaaatttttcttactttGTAAAGAGAACAGcgcgaaatatttttttgttgactgGAGGAATCGTTTGGggaactttaatttttattgctctTTTTGTTGAGATTAAAGAAGAAGATCTTTCTGAACTGGATGTTGATTTATTCAAAGATTCTAGCAATCAAGCGCGGCTTTTAGCATTTTTTGATCTTGCCCAAAGCAAAAGTGATCTTTTATCGAtgtttaatttggaaaaatccaaaaatgaaaatgtaataGAAAATGCTCACGTCAAAGGTAAGGCATTCTTAAATGCATTAACTAAAGTCAAAGAAAATAGCATAGTCAAAGAAAATCTTGGTGAACCTGTTCAACTATGCGGGTATCGTGCTGCTAGCAAGATAAATAATAtggtaaaaaactttaaaagaaacactaccgataaagattacaaaaaaaacatttggaaagTTGAATGTGTCATTGAAGGTACAAAAGGTTTGGCTTTGGTTCATCTAAGCTTTGAGCGCAAAGATAAGGCATCACCTTGGGAAGTGACATATTTGCAAGTAACCAAGTTAGATGCGTCAATGCATTCACTTATAGAAGACAGCACACTTTTATCATGa
- the LOC136084611 gene encoding uncharacterized protein LOC136084611 isoform X2, with translation MMLNLRFCRFIVPIHFQKTVISKDVLRQINLRITRSIYNKPILFQHKPQYEYDERTDSFHPIDSLQSAANNKENKNKNFSYFVKRTARNIFLLTGGIVWGTLIFIALFVEIKEEDLSELDVDLFKDSSNQARLLAFFDLAQSKSDLLSMFNLEKSKNENVIENAHVKGKAFLNALTKVKENSIVKENLGEPVQLCGYRAASKINNMVKNFKRNTTDKDYKKNIWKVECVIEGTKGLALVHLSFERKDKASPWEVTYLQVTKLDASMHSLIEDSTLLS, from the coding sequence ATGATGCTCAACTTGCGATTCTGTAGATTTATTGTTCctatacattttcaaaaaacagtAATTTCTAAAGATGTTTTGCGTCAAATAAACTTGCGGATAACTAGATCAATTTACAATAAGCCTATTTTATTTCAGCATAAACCACAGTATGAATATGATGAACGTACTGATAGCTTTCATCCGATTGACTCACTTCAATCAGCAGCaaataacaaagaaaacaaaaataaaaatttttcttactttGTAAAGAGAACAGcgcgaaatatttttttgttgactgGAGGAATCGTTTGGggaactttaatttttattgctctTTTTGTTGAGATTAAAGAAGAAGATCTTTCTGAACTGGATGTTGATTTATTCAAAGATTCTAGCAATCAAGCGCGGCTTTTAGCATTTTTTGATCTTGCCCAAAGCAAAAGTGATCTTTTATCGAtgtttaatttggaaaaatccaaaaatgaaaatgtaataGAAAATGCTCACGTCAAAGGTAAGGCATTCTTAAATGCATTAACTAAAGTCAAAGAAAATAGCATAGTCAAAGAAAATCTTGGTGAACCTGTTCAACTATGCGGGTATCGTGCTGCTAGCAAGATAAATAATAtggtaaaaaactttaaaagaaacactaccgataaagattacaaaaaaaacatttggaaagTTGAATGTGTCATTGAAGGTACAAAAGGTTTGGCTTTGGTTCATCTAAGCTTTGAGCGCAAAGATAAGGCATCACCTTGGGAAGTGACATATTTGCAAGTAACCAAGTTAGATGCGTCAATGCATTCACTTATAGAAGACAGCACACTTTTATCATGa